A stretch of DNA from Anopheles ziemanni chromosome 3, idAnoZiCoDA_A2_x.2, whole genome shotgun sequence:
TAAAAAGTGAGTGAGAGGTGCGTGGGGGTGGGGAAGCAGAATGTCCGCACATTCTAAGCTGGGTATAATAAACCCCCATGGTCAGTCGTGTAACTGCCTTTGTCCGTGTTAGAAATCTTTGCCAACGATGTCGACCTCCTTTCTACCGCGTGGTTTATCGTCCTTTCTGTTTAAATCGTTTGCCATCGGCTCATCGACCACCACCGGCCGTTTGACCGGGGCCAATCAATCGCTGTTCCACTCGACCAGTAACACCGAGCCGGATGATTCCATCCGGTTTGATAAACTACAAACCGTTCCCAGTGCCTGGTAGGGAAATTTTTTtacatcttttttatttggatTACATCCTTCGATTGTCATGGTTGTTATCAAAAATGGCGAtaagattttcaaaaaaaaagtgcaggCAACCTATAATGGTAGATCCAGTAAAAGGATTTCCTTTGACGCAATTGGTATGGGATTAAGGAGGATTGTGCATGGTCTGTTTTTACTACTTTACAGTATTCAGTTGTTCGTGACCCTCGCATTAACGGTCGTATCGGTGATCTACACCTTGCAGCAGTGTGACACCAGCACGGTCTGTCTTTACTACTACATGCTGCTGTATCTACGGGGCGTCTACTGGGGGATAGTCTACGTAAGCCAACGGACCTCAAGTTCGATTGCTACCTGATCGAGTAGCACATAATTGCAATTCCATGTCATCCTTTTTGCCCATTTATCTAGTTAATCCATCTGTACAGCAAAAGCCGCCATCAAGGTCTTAACCGTTGCGGGCACCATACGTTTGCCCGGAAGATGCATCGGCACAAAAAGTCCAGCCTGCAGCTGGTGACGCTATCGAATACGGTACTTCTGCTGGTTCACACGGCTCTCGGCCACTATTACGGTGGCCAGTTCATTCAGCGGTGCTTTGTGGAGGGATTCTCATCGGTAGTGTTCGTCACGTCGATCACGCTGCTCGAGAGCATCGTAATTGTACCGGTACAGCTATCCTACATCGGTAAGTACATGGCAGACCCATGGACGCAATGAACGCATCGAAGgttacaaacaaaacgaatgtcGATCTTTATAGTGCAAGTTCGTGTATTCAACCTAACCCGTCCATCGCCCGACGC
This window harbors:
- the LOC131287869 gene encoding uncharacterized protein LOC131287869, coding for MSTSFLPRGLSSFLFKSFAIGSSTTTGRLTGANQSLFHSTSNTEPDDSIRFDKLQTVPSACIQLFVTLALTVVSVIYTLQQCDTSTVCLYYYMLLYLRGVYWGIVYLIHLYSKSRHQGLNRCGHHTFARKMHRHKKSSLQLVTLSNTVLLLVHTALGHYYGGQFIQRCFVEGFSSVVFVTSITLLESIVIVPVQLSYIVQVRVFNLTRPSPDAQQSTNDLSLQVCPNEEYSVNDSFKSVTDPKEFIQLQSAMISKLREEKEQLRARIREARNMVELAPNQSLNYSLAEQSLIGGF